A window of the Candidatus Tisiphia endosymbiont of Dascillus cervinus genome harbors these coding sequences:
- the serS gene encoding serine--tRNA ligase: MLDIKWIRENKQEFDDLLIKRGIPPMSDKITKLDESKRQLTNLIQQFQHARRKKSRDHLGNMPNKFSKEFEEIKRDVDHINEKLEELNLKLNSNHQLNDMLEVLPNLPDPDVPYGTDGSMNKLLKTVGDITTKLSLPLPKQHFELGESLGMMDFVRTAKMSGSRFVTLKGDLARLERALINFMIDTHTQEFDFTELSPPSLVRPAAMYNSGQLPKFAEESFETVNNYRLIPTGEVPLVNMVADTIIAREELPIRYVAYTPCYRSESGSSGRDTRGMIRMHQFGKVELVTITTAEESQREHEYITNAAETILKKLDLPYRVMLLCTGDMGFTAKKTYDLEVWLPGQNLYREISSCSNCGDFQARRMKARYKEFGSNETTLAHTLNGSGLPIGRTIIAILENYQNADGSITVPDVLVSYMGGLERIHTTKEYK, from the coding sequence AGATATAAAGTGGATTAGGGAGAATAAGCAGGAATTTGATGATCTACTTATCAAAAGGGGAATTCCCCCAATGTCCGATAAAATTACTAAACTAGATGAAAGCAAACGCCAGCTAACTAATCTTATTCAGCAATTTCAGCATGCAAGAAGGAAAAAATCTAGGGATCATCTAGGCAACATGCCTAACAAATTTAGTAAAGAATTTGAAGAAATAAAGCGTGATGTGGATCACATAAATGAGAAACTGGAAGAACTGAATTTAAAATTAAATAGTAATCACCAGTTAAACGATATGTTAGAGGTATTGCCAAACCTTCCTGATCCTGACGTACCATATGGCACTGATGGCAGTATGAATAAACTGCTTAAAACAGTAGGAGACATTACAACAAAACTATCTCTTCCATTACCTAAGCAACATTTTGAACTTGGTGAAAGTTTAGGGATGATGGATTTTGTACGTACTGCTAAAATGTCTGGTAGTAGGTTTGTGACTCTAAAGGGAGATTTAGCAAGGCTAGAACGTGCATTGATTAATTTTATGATTGATACACATACTCAAGAATTTGATTTTACTGAACTATCTCCTCCATCTTTGGTGCGACCAGCTGCTATGTATAATAGTGGTCAATTGCCAAAATTTGCAGAAGAGTCGTTTGAAACGGTGAATAATTACAGGTTAATTCCAACAGGTGAAGTACCTCTCGTTAATATGGTGGCCGATACCATAATAGCTAGGGAAGAATTGCCTATACGTTATGTTGCTTACACACCCTGTTACAGATCAGAATCTGGAAGTAGTGGTAGAGATACTAGAGGTATGATACGTATGCACCAGTTTGGTAAAGTTGAGTTGGTTACAATAACTACTGCAGAAGAATCTCAGCGTGAACATGAATATATAACTAATGCAGCTGAAACCATTCTAAAAAAACTTGATCTACCATATAGAGTTATGTTGCTTTGTACTGGAGATATGGGATTTACTGCCAAAAAGACCTATGATTTGGAAGTATGGTTGCCTGGTCAAAATCTATACCGTGAGATTTCAAGTTGTTCTAATTGTGGAGATTTTCAGGCTAGAAGGATGAAAGCTAGATATAAAGAATTTGGTAGCAACGAAACCACTCTTGCCCATACTTTGAATGGTTCTGGTTTACCAATTGGTAGGACAATAATCGCAATTCTAGAAAATTACCAAAATGCAGATGGTTCAATAACAGTTCCAGATGTTTTGGTGAGTTACATGGGTGGGTTGGAGCGAATTCATACCACTAAAGAGTATAAATAA
- a CDS encoding VirB4 family type IV secretion/conjugal transfer ATPase, which produces MASNSRKVDKDLYNNSAEDFIPIACHYNENTLLTKNGELLQTIQINGINAENISTKLFNLREVVRNAIKKNVRNKNFAFWIHTVRRKTNLDDPTSYNKLLPANIHNLWQKKNYWDDKFVNTLYISIIYDSAKIKVKNLNSLITSLFFDKVVSLQNKYLSSVFEILNSTVDTILLDLQDFGAVKLGIRFEGEESYSDLMFLYRRIIHLNEEYCLVPIANLSNALASNQYAVGNDKIEVISRHDKKFASIISIKEYQEVSSAALDGFLQLPVELIATEIFYFVDKKEVSKTFEQQAYILQVSKDTKLAEITGIDKIMNLDASIPNQFCKQQISIAIIGSDLEKLDQSIAQASKELAKIGIVHVREDINLEQTFWAQLPGNFSYVRRLAPTIIENTAALASLHNFPTGNQNNIWGKAVTLLRTEKGTPYFMNFHAKSNNRGNTCIFGTANTGKTVLTNFLISEATKYKPTILYLSNNNNSKIFVESIEGQWFEKEKNLINPFLLDDTLESRHFVIEFLKIICNHSFYPLTKAELAFLENFADKIWTLDNKDRNFSSILKTMDFSIEDGDLIKLRLTDYTKGGLYDGIFDSDKFPLSEGGIIGFNLYPFSGKSFTERFYPTDRKLLEDFSMNLTKHNSLCAGLIYAFNYHLTIIGKSPKILAIDNLDSLYRPENFDNISQMISDRLLSNNGIMVSNFNFSYLQSTKTKVLQNWLDLIDTKIILPSEIKSQYLEQILGLNESEINKLSKFTIASRMFLINQNNQSIALELSIGSLIGIIKILSCRTEELKIYQEILQQYPGHPDNWINPLYIALNHI; this is translated from the coding sequence ATAGCTAGCAACTCAAGAAAAGTTGATAAGGATTTATATAATAATTCTGCAGAGGATTTCATTCCAATTGCTTGTCATTATAATGAGAATACTTTGTTAACTAAGAATGGTGAACTACTCCAAACTATCCAAATAAATGGTATCAATGCAGAAAATATTAGCACTAAGTTATTCAATTTACGAGAAGTAGTGCGTAATGCGATTAAGAAAAATGTTCGTAATAAAAATTTTGCATTTTGGATACATACTGTACGACGTAAGACAAACTTAGATGACCCAACTTCTTACAATAAATTGTTACCAGCTAATATTCACAATTTATGGCAAAAAAAGAATTACTGGGATGATAAATTTGTTAACACCTTATATATCTCAATAATTTATGATTCTGCTAAAATTAAAGTTAAAAATCTCAACTCTTTAATAACTTCTTTGTTTTTTGATAAAGTTGTCAGTCTCCAAAATAAGTACTTAAGTAGTGTTTTTGAAATACTAAATAGCACTGTTGATACAATACTTTTGGATTTACAAGATTTCGGTGCAGTAAAGTTAGGAATAAGATTTGAAGGGGAAGAATCTTACTCTGATTTGATGTTTTTATATCGTAGAATAATTCATCTCAACGAAGAATATTGCTTAGTACCGATTGCAAATCTATCTAATGCTTTAGCCTCTAATCAATATGCAGTTGGTAACGATAAGATTGAAGTAATAAGTAGGCATGATAAAAAGTTTGCCTCCATTATTTCAATAAAGGAATATCAAGAAGTATCATCAGCTGCACTTGATGGATTCCTACAATTACCTGTGGAATTAATAGCAACAGAAATATTTTACTTCGTTGATAAAAAAGAAGTATCTAAAACATTTGAACAACAGGCATATATTTTACAAGTTAGTAAGGATACTAAACTTGCTGAAATTACAGGAATAGATAAGATAATGAACCTTGATGCTTCAATCCCGAACCAATTTTGTAAACAACAAATTTCTATTGCTATTATAGGGTCAGATTTGGAGAAATTGGATCAATCAATTGCCCAAGCATCTAAGGAACTTGCTAAAATTGGTATTGTCCATGTGCGGGAAGATATAAACTTAGAGCAAACATTTTGGGCACAGCTCCCAGGGAACTTTTCCTATGTTAGGAGGCTCGCTCCCACAATTATAGAAAATACCGCCGCTTTGGCCTCATTACATAATTTCCCGACCGGAAACCAAAATAACATATGGGGTAAAGCAGTGACTTTGCTTAGAACAGAAAAAGGAACTCCTTACTTTATGAATTTTCATGCTAAAAGTAATAATAGAGGAAATACTTGTATTTTTGGCACAGCTAATACTGGTAAGACTGTACTAACAAATTTTTTAATTTCTGAAGCAACTAAATACAAGCCAACAATATTATATCTTTCCAATAATAATAATTCAAAGATTTTTGTTGAATCAATTGAAGGGCAGTGGTTTGAAAAGGAGAAGAACCTAATAAATCCATTTCTACTAGATGATACTCTAGAGTCAAGGCATTTCGTTATCGAATTTCTTAAGATAATTTGCAATCATTCTTTTTACCCTCTAACCAAAGCAGAATTAGCTTTTCTAGAAAACTTCGCTGATAAAATTTGGACTTTAGATAATAAAGATCGTAATTTTTCCTCCATTTTAAAAACAATGGACTTTTCTATAGAAGATGGAGATTTAATTAAACTAAGGTTGACTGATTATACAAAAGGAGGATTATATGATGGTATATTTGATAGTGATAAATTCCCTTTATCTGAAGGCGGCATAATCGGATTTAATTTGTATCCTTTTTCTGGGAAGTCTTTTACTGAACGTTTTTATCCAACAGATAGAAAACTTCTAGAAGATTTTTCAATGAATTTGACTAAGCATAATAGTTTATGTGCAGGATTAATATATGCTTTTAATTATCACTTAACTATTATAGGGAAGAGTCCAAAAATATTAGCAATAGATAATCTAGATTCCTTGTATAGACCGGAAAATTTTGATAACATATCACAAATGATTTCTGATAGATTGCTGAGTAATAATGGAATAATGGTTAGTAATTTTAATTTTAGTTATCTACAGTCAACAAAAACAAAGGTGCTACAGAATTGGTTGGATTTAATAGACACTAAAATAATTTTACCATCAGAAATAAAATCACAGTATTTAGAACAAATTTTAGGATTAAATGAATCAGAAATAAATAAATTATCGAAATTTACAATTGCTTCTAGAATGTTCTTAATAAATCAAAATAATCAATCTATTGCTTTGGAGTTAAGTATAGGAAGTTTAATTGGCATTATCAAGATTCTATCCTGTAGAACCGAGGAATTAAAAATATATCAAGAAATATTACAACAATATCCAGGACATCCTGATAATTGGATTAATCCTTTGTATATAGCATTAAATCATATTTAG